In one Lepisosteus oculatus isolate fLepOcu1 chromosome 26, fLepOcu1.hap2, whole genome shotgun sequence genomic region, the following are encoded:
- the crk gene encoding adapter molecule crk has translation MAGNFDSEDRVSWYWGRLSRQEAVSLLQGQRHGVFLVRDSITSPGDYVLSVSENSKVSHYIINSISCNNRQSGTGLNPPRFRIGDQEFDALPALLEFYKIHYLDTTTLIEPISKAKHSNFVGRAAGAPVIGQRQEEAEYVRALFDFPGNDDEDLPFRKGDVLRILEKPEEQWWNAQNSEGKAGMIPVPYVEKYRPSSPTSGGNQECPNAPPALLGGQEPGQYAQPSVNTPLPNLQNGPVYARAIQKRVPNAYDKTALALEVGDMVKVTKINVNGQWEGECNGKRGHFPFTHVRLLDQQSPEEDLS, from the exons ATGGCCGGGAATTTTGACTCCGAGGACCGGGTGAGCTGGTACTGGGGGAGGCTGAGCCGGCAGGAGGCGGTGTCCCTGCTGCAGGGGCAGAGGCACGGCGTGTTCCTGGTGAGGGACTCGATCACCAGCCCTGGGGACTACGTGCTGTCCGTCTCGGAGAATTCAAAAGTCTCCCACTATATCATCAACAGCATCAGCTGCAACAACAGACAGTCGGGCACAG GATTAAATCCACCGCGTTTCCGCATCGGAGACCAGGAGTTCGACGCCCTCCCGGCCCTCCTAGAGTTCTACAAAATCCACTACCTGGACACCACCACCTTGATAGAGCCCATTTCCAAGGCCAAGCACTCTAACTTTGTGGGCCGGGCGGCCGGGGCGCCCGTGATCGGCCAGCGGCAGGAGGAGGCGGAGTACGTGCGCGCCCTCTTCGACTTCCCGGGAAACGACGACGAGGACCTGCCCTTCCGCAAGGGCGACGTGCTGCGCATCCTGGAGAAGCCGGAGGAGCAGTGGTGGAACGCCCAGAACTCGGAGGGCAAGGCCGGGATGATCCCTGTGCCCTACGTGGAGAAATACCGGCCCTCGTCCCCGACTAGCGGAGGTAACCAGGAGTGTCCCAACGCCCCTCCGGCCCTGCTGGGAGGCCAGGAGCCCGGGCAATATGCCCAGCCCAGTGTCAACACTCCGCTGCCCAACCTCCAGAACGGGCCCGTTTATGCCAGGGCTATCCAGAAGAGGGTGCCCAATGCCTACGACAAGACGGCCTTGGCTTTGGAG GTCGGTGACATGGTGAAGGTGACCAAGATCAACGTCAACGGCCAGTGGGAGGGCGAGTGCAACGGCAAGCGGGGCCACTTCCCCTTCACGCACGTGCGGCTGCTGGACCAGCAGAGCCCCGAGGAGGACCTGAGCTGA